The genomic window TCTTTTTAACCAACCGTTATGGTAAAGATGTATTCGAAACGTTGGAGAAAGCACAAAGAGTTCTGTCGTCAAAACCTTCTGGCGAGGTGGCTAGGATGGATCCTAGTATAGAAGAGAGAGCCACAGTCGGTTTAGAGAATATGCTTGAAGCTACATGGAGCCGTCTCATGGAGAAGGAAGTTGGAATCTTGGGTCTCTACGGTATGGGTGGTATAGGGAAAACCACACTTCTCAAACAAGTCAACGAGAAGTTACTCGAGGAAAAAAATGAGTTTGAGGTCGTGATATTCGTAGTGGCGTCACAAAACCTACAGGTTGGAAAGATCCAAAATGAGATAGGTGAAAGACTATGCACCTGTGGCATGTCACATGAGTGGgagaaaaaaactcaaaaggAGAAAGCCTCTAGTATATATGATGTTCTTACAAGGAGAAGATTCGTTCTGTTATTAGATGACGTATGGAGGAAAGTGGATTTAGAAGAAGAGATTGGGATTCCATTACCCACACCAGAAAATGGAAGCAAGGTTGTCTTTACCACTCGCTCGAAATACGTTTGTGAGCGTATGGGACCTCATGACTTGGAAGTCAAGAAACTAGATCCCGAGAATGCATGGGAACTATTCCGACAGAAAGTGGGAGGTAGGACAGTAGACAATGATCCAAAGATCCTCGAGCTGGCAGGAAAAGTTTGTGAAAAATGTAAAGGCATACCCCTAGCACTCAACGTTATTGGGGAAACAATGTCATACCAAACGTCCGTACGCCGGTGGCAGCGTGCGATTGTTGATCTGGATTCAAATGCGGCCAATTATCCAGAAGTTAAAGACGAGATTCTTAAAATTCTCAAGGTTAGCTATGATGGTCTTGGGGAGGCGGAACAACAATGTTTCCAGTACTGTGCTTTATTTCCAGAAGATGATGAAATTAATAAAGACATGTTGGTCGAGTACTGGATACATGAAGGGATCATAAATGAAGGTGGAGATAGAGAAATGGCAGCTTTCAACAAGGGCTCTTGGGTAATCAATATCCTCCTTGGTGCATGTCTGTTGATGCCTACTGGCACTTCAGATTCTGTAAAAATGCATGATGTGACTCGCGAAATGGCTCTTTGGGCTGCGTCTAATTTtggggaagaggaagagaacttTATCGTCAAGGCAGGTGCTGGACTGCAACAGATGCCTGAGGTTAGGAACTGGAACGCGGTGAGAAGGATGTCACTTGCCAATAATGAGATTCAGAACATCTCTATCTCCCCCGATTGTCCTAACCTTACCACATTGTTGTTAAAAGACAACAATCTGGTGAACATCTCAGGTGAATTTTTTCTATCGATGCCTAAGTTAATGGTTTTGGATCTATCTTCCAATCAAAATCTAACCAAGCTGCCAGAAGAGGTTTCAAACTTGGTGAGCTTGAGATATCTTGACTTATCAGGAACAAGTCTAGAGAACTTGCCTGTAGGATTGGGAAAGTTGATCCAGCTGAGATACCTTAATTTGACCGGCGTACGAACTCTTCAAAGCTTTAGTGTGATATCGAGTTTGGTAAATATAGAAATGCTATTGTTAGATGATACTACTTTAGTAAGTCTGGAGTTGATAGAGGATATCAAGTTACTTGAAAAATTGAAAAGTTTAGGGGTAAGTATCAGTGATTTGGTTGTTTTAGAACGTCTTTTAAGTATCCCCAAATTGGCTAGATGTATCGAAAATATATCTCTGGAGGGAGTTGTATCAAAAGACGGTCC from Raphanus sativus cultivar WK10039 unplaced genomic scaffold, ASM80110v3 Scaffold2593, whole genome shotgun sequence includes these protein-coding regions:
- the LOC130505803 gene encoding probable disease resistance protein At1g61300, with the translated sequence MGNVTSALSRGFQAAKNFKYILELEDHLESLQEVALLLEAEKVVLQSELGLRVEEKFKVWISEVEAIEPKVAKLLEDRTAEIERLSMCGCCSSNFFLTNRYGKDVFETLEKAQRVLSSKPSGEVARMDPSIEERATVGLENMLEATWSRLMEKEVGILGLYGMGGIGKTTLLKQVNEKLLEEKNEFEVVIFVVASQNLQVGKIQNEIGERLCTCGMSHEWEKKTQKEKASSIYDVLTRRRFVLLLDDVWRKVDLEEEIGIPLPTPENGSKVVFTTRSKYVCERMGPHDLEVKKLDPENAWELFRQKVGGRTVDNDPKILELAGKVCEKCKGIPLALNVIGETMSYQTSVRRWQRAIVDLDSNAANYPEVKDEILKILKVSYDGLGEAEQQCFQYCALFPEDDEINKDMLVEYWIHEGIINEGGDREMAAFNKGSWVINILLGACLLMPTGTSDSVKMHDVTREMALWAASNFGEEEENFIVKAGAGLQQMPEVRNWNAVRRMSLANNEIQNISISPDCPNLTTLLLKDNNLVNISGEFFLSMPKLMVLDLSSNQNLTKLPEEVSNLVSLRYLDLSGTSLENLPVGLGKLIQLRYLNLTGVRTLQSFSVISSLVNIEMLLLDDTTLVSLELIEDIKLLEKLKSLGVSISDLVVLERLLSIPKLARCIENISLEGVVSKDGPLQLEKAMGNLRYIGIERCIISDIMEHKRYGRSSTCFENLVFVNFYEVSGVQDLSWLLFAPNLSFLSVKGPSRELQEIVSREKVSGILNEESRIAPFGKLQSIILLNLEELKSIYWERLELPRLKSMDIAYCPKLKRLPLSKERAYNFDLHEYGEEWFGGLEWEDEATED